A window from Acidimicrobiia bacterium encodes these proteins:
- the npdG gene encoding NADPH-dependent F420 reductase: MKIGVLGATGPAGRGLAARLADGGHDVLAGSRDRAKAATVVGELRERWGERVAGITPVDNKVACDAELVVVAVNAEAALPTVEQLTEPLAGRTVVSITNHLVRKGSEFNVVLPPQGSVAKEMQAMLPTSRVVTAFHLVPAAEFGRLDEPMVSDVVACGDDDDARATLMDVIRGIPDLRAFDGGSLENAVGMEAFAAIVLTVNVKHKARVGLRFTGV, encoded by the coding sequence GTGAAGATCGGAGTCCTCGGAGCGACCGGCCCCGCGGGCCGTGGCCTCGCCGCCCGGCTCGCCGACGGCGGTCACGACGTCCTCGCCGGTTCCCGGGACCGCGCCAAGGCCGCGACCGTCGTCGGCGAGCTGCGCGAGCGTTGGGGCGAGCGCGTCGCGGGCATCACACCGGTCGACAACAAGGTCGCGTGCGACGCCGAGCTCGTCGTCGTGGCGGTCAACGCCGAGGCCGCGCTCCCGACGGTCGAGCAGCTGACGGAGCCGCTCGCGGGTCGTACCGTCGTCTCGATCACGAACCACCTCGTCCGCAAGGGGAGCGAGTTCAACGTCGTGCTGCCGCCGCAGGGGTCCGTCGCGAAGGAGATGCAGGCGATGCTGCCCACCTCGCGCGTCGTCACCGCGTTCCACCTCGTCCCCGCGGCCGAGTTCGGCCGGCTCGACGAGCCGATGGTGAGCGACGTCGTCGCGTGCGGTGACGACGACGACGCCCGTGCCACGCTCATGGACGTCATCCGCGGCATCCCCGACCTTCGCGCGTTCGACGGCGGCTCGCTCGAGAACGCCGTCGGCATGGAGGCGTTCGCCGCGATCGTGCTCACCGTGAACGTGAAGCACAAGGCGCGCGTCGGGCTGCGCTTCACCGGTGTCTGA
- the cysS gene encoding cysteine--tRNA ligase: protein MAIRLYDTRSRKVVPFEPPKLVRMYVCGITPYDATHLGHAATYLAYDLLIRRLQELGHEVRMIRNITDVDDSILPRARELGVPFLELAEQEVARFHGDMDALNILPPAAEPRATETIDEIIAIVEGLLDKGHAYMTHGTVYFDVSTFPRFGELSHYPHERMVRLARARGGNPDDPHRRDPLDFVLWQPSLADEPAWRAPFGVGRPGWHVECSAMAMQEHGPTLDLHGGGTDLIFPHHECETAQSEALTGKPYVRHWMHSAMVAYEGEKMSKSLGNLVFVSDLLKVNDPRAIRLTLMGHHYRTGFEYHDTDVEEGTALLHRLLAAVERPDGADPRPYAARVREALDDDLDAPRAVEALDDLASAILSGGDDTTAPDVLCDLAELLGLDLRAPFEAGK from the coding sequence GTGGCCATCCGCCTCTACGACACCCGGAGCCGCAAGGTCGTGCCGTTCGAGCCGCCGAAGCTCGTCCGCATGTACGTGTGCGGCATCACGCCCTACGACGCGACCCACCTCGGTCACGCGGCGACGTACCTCGCGTACGACCTGTTGATCCGGCGGCTCCAGGAGCTCGGCCACGAGGTCCGCATGATCCGCAACATCACCGACGTCGACGACTCGATCCTCCCGCGCGCCCGGGAGCTCGGCGTGCCGTTCCTCGAGCTCGCCGAGCAGGAGGTCGCGCGCTTCCACGGCGACATGGACGCGCTCAACATCCTTCCGCCCGCGGCCGAGCCGCGCGCGACGGAGACGATCGACGAGATCATCGCCATCGTCGAGGGCCTCCTCGACAAGGGCCACGCCTACATGACGCACGGCACCGTCTACTTCGACGTGTCGACGTTCCCCCGCTTCGGCGAGCTGTCGCACTACCCGCACGAGCGGATGGTGCGTCTCGCGCGTGCGCGTGGGGGCAACCCCGACGACCCCCATCGTCGCGACCCGCTCGACTTCGTGCTGTGGCAGCCGTCGCTCGCCGACGAGCCCGCGTGGCGCGCACCGTTCGGCGTAGGCCGGCCGGGTTGGCACGTCGAGTGCTCGGCGATGGCGATGCAGGAGCACGGACCGACGCTCGACCTGCACGGCGGCGGCACGGACCTCATCTTCCCGCACCACGAGTGCGAGACCGCGCAGAGTGAGGCGCTCACCGGGAAGCCGTACGTCCGTCACTGGATGCACTCGGCGATGGTCGCCTACGAGGGCGAGAAGATGAGCAAGTCGCTCGGCAACCTCGTGTTCGTGAGCGACCTCCTGAAGGTGAACGACCCGCGCGCGATCCGGCTCACGCTCATGGGCCACCACTACCGCACCGGGTTCGAGTACCACGACACGGACGTCGAGGAGGGCACCGCGCTGCTGCACCGACTGCTCGCCGCGGTCGAGCGGCCCGACGGTGCCGATCCGCGCCCGTACGCGGCCCGCGTCCGCGAGGCGCTCGACGACGACCTCGACGCGCCGCGCGCGGTCGAGGCACTCGACGACCTCGCGAGCGCGATCCTCTCGGGGGGCGACGACACGACCGCGCCCGACGTGCTGTGCGACCTCGCCGAGCTGCTCGGCCTCGACCTCCGCGCACCGTTCGAGGCTGGGAAGTGA
- the thrS gene encoding threonine--tRNA ligase, whose protein sequence is MAERITVTFPDGSTREFDRGVTAADVAASIGKRLAKDALAAKVDGEWVDLDRPIERDAHVELVTPATDEGRDVLRHSTAHVMAQAVTDLFPGAKYAIGPAIADGFYYDFELPGGAHFTDDDLARVESRMREIVKGNQPFVRDELPYDDALRVFAEQPYKREIIERVREGATTAVEASEVAAGDTVSVYENPRDGETPFVDLCRGPHVPSTARLGAFKLTKVAGAYWRGDEHRPMLQRIYGTAWESKQALEEYLHRVEEAERRDHRRLGTELDLFSFPDEIGSGLPVFHPKGGIVRRLMEDYSRQRHEQAGYEFVYSPHITKAELFETSGHLDWFADGMFPPMELDGGTEYYLKPMNCPFHILIYRSRTRSYRELPLRFFEFGTVYRYEKSGVVHGLTRARGFAQDDAHIFCAREQMADELRSLVTFVLDLLRDYGLTDFYLELSTKPEGKAVGSDEEWEEATEVLRTVGSGMDLELVLDEGGGAFYGPKISVQARDAIGRTWQISTIQLDFQEPQRFDLHYVGADNERHRPVMIHRALFGSVERFFGLLVEHYAGAFPAWLAPVQAVVLPVADRNDAYAFRVADRLRAEGFRTEMVDAHTDTLGKRVRQAKLEKVPYVLVVGDSDAEQGTVGVNARGSDRPERDVPVDAFVERLAADVAEKR, encoded by the coding sequence ATGGCCGAGCGGATCACGGTGACGTTCCCCGACGGTTCGACGCGCGAGTTCGACCGCGGTGTCACCGCGGCCGATGTCGCGGCGTCGATCGGGAAGCGGCTCGCCAAGGACGCGCTCGCCGCCAAGGTCGACGGCGAGTGGGTCGATCTCGACCGGCCGATCGAGCGCGACGCGCACGTCGAGCTCGTCACGCCGGCGACGGACGAGGGGCGCGACGTGCTGCGCCACTCGACCGCGCACGTCATGGCCCAGGCCGTCACCGACCTCTTCCCGGGCGCGAAGTACGCCATCGGCCCCGCGATCGCCGACGGCTTCTACTACGACTTCGAGCTGCCCGGCGGCGCGCACTTCACCGACGACGACCTCGCGCGCGTCGAGTCGCGCATGCGCGAGATCGTCAAGGGGAACCAGCCGTTCGTGCGCGACGAGCTCCCGTACGACGACGCGCTGCGCGTGTTCGCGGAGCAGCCGTACAAGCGCGAGATCATCGAGCGGGTGCGCGAGGGCGCGACGACCGCCGTCGAGGCGTCCGAGGTCGCCGCCGGCGACACGGTGTCGGTCTACGAGAACCCGCGCGACGGCGAGACGCCGTTCGTCGACCTGTGCCGCGGCCCGCACGTCCCGTCGACGGCACGTCTCGGCGCGTTCAAGCTGACGAAGGTCGCGGGCGCGTACTGGCGGGGCGACGAGCACCGCCCGATGCTGCAGCGGATCTACGGCACCGCGTGGGAGTCGAAGCAGGCGCTCGAGGAGTACCTGCACCGCGTCGAGGAGGCCGAGCGGCGCGACCACCGGCGGCTCGGCACGGAGCTCGACCTGTTCTCGTTCCCGGACGAGATCGGCTCCGGGTTACCCGTCTTCCACCCGAAGGGCGGGATCGTCCGCCGCTTGATGGAGGACTACTCGCGCCAGCGTCACGAGCAGGCGGGCTACGAGTTCGTGTACTCGCCCCACATCACGAAGGCCGAGCTGTTCGAGACGTCGGGCCATCTCGACTGGTTCGCCGACGGGATGTTCCCGCCGATGGAGCTCGACGGCGGCACCGAGTACTACCTCAAGCCGATGAACTGCCCGTTCCACATCCTCATCTACCGCAGCCGTACGCGGTCGTACCGCGAGCTGCCGCTGCGGTTCTTCGAGTTCGGGACGGTGTACCGGTACGAGAAGTCCGGCGTCGTGCACGGCCTCACACGCGCGCGCGGCTTCGCGCAGGACGACGCGCACATCTTCTGCGCGCGGGAGCAGATGGCCGACGAGCTGCGCTCGCTCGTCACGTTCGTGCTCGACCTGCTGCGGGACTACGGCCTCACCGACTTCTACCTCGAGCTGTCGACGAAGCCCGAGGGCAAGGCCGTCGGCAGCGACGAGGAGTGGGAGGAAGCCACCGAGGTGCTGCGCACCGTCGGCTCCGGCATGGACCTCGAGCTCGTCCTCGACGAGGGCGGCGGCGCGTTCTACGGGCCGAAGATCTCGGTGCAGGCGCGCGACGCGATCGGCCGGACGTGGCAGATCTCCACGATCCAGCTCGACTTCCAGGAGCCGCAGCGCTTCGACCTGCACTACGTCGGCGCGGACAACGAGCGCCACCGTCCGGTGATGATCCACCGCGCGCTGTTCGGGTCGGTGGAGCGCTTCTTCGGTCTGCTCGTCGAGCACTACGCGGGCGCGTTCCCGGCGTGGCTGGCACCCGTGCAGGCCGTCGTGCTGCCGGTCGCGGACCGCAACGATGCGTACGCGTTCCGCGTGGCCGACCGTCTGCGCGCCGAGGGGTTCCGCACCGAGATGGTCGACGCGCACACGGACACGCTCGGCAAGCGCGTCCGGCAGGCGAAGCTGGAGAAGGTGCCGTACGTGCTCGTCGTCGGGGACAGCGACGCCGAGCAGGGAACGGTGGGAGTGAACGCGCGGGGGAGCGACCGACCCGAGCGTGACGTCCCGGTCGACGCGTTCGTCGAGCGCCTTGCCGCGGACGTCGCCGAGAAGCGGTGA
- a CDS encoding HIT domain-containing protein, giving the protein MSTLDHLWAGWRSAYIEGVASQSANDGECLFCRLQRLDDDEGLVLERTARTFTVMNAYPYTSGHLMVAPLRHVPDLESLDPDEAAAVMHAVQRACVALRAAFRPDGLNVGVNVGRVAGAGIPGHVHVHGLPRWSGDTNFMTSVADTRVLPETLRASWAKLRAAWPET; this is encoded by the coding sequence GTGAGCACGCTCGACCATCTGTGGGCGGGCTGGCGATCCGCGTACATCGAAGGCGTCGCGTCGCAGTCGGCGAACGACGGCGAGTGTCTCTTCTGCCGGTTGCAGCGACTCGACGACGACGAGGGACTCGTGCTCGAGCGCACCGCGCGGACGTTCACGGTGATGAACGCGTACCCGTATACGTCTGGACACCTGATGGTCGCGCCGTTGCGCCACGTGCCCGACCTGGAGTCGCTCGATCCCGACGAAGCCGCCGCGGTCATGCACGCGGTGCAGCGCGCGTGCGTCGCGCTGCGCGCCGCATTCCGTCCCGACGGGCTGAACGTCGGTGTGAACGTCGGCCGCGTCGCGGGTGCGGGGATCCCCGGTCACGTGCACGTCCACGGGCTGCCCCGCTGGTCCGGTGACACGAACTTCATGACGAGCGTCGCCGACACGCGTGTCCTGCCCGAGACGCTCCGCGCGAGCTGGGCGAAGCTCCGTGCGGCCTGGCCCGAGACGTGA
- a CDS encoding glycosyltransferase family 39 protein, with protein MRETTWDSRRIDTRRRDRFWPVVAGIAVVAIALRWVIVVRYVRHVPLGDDALLYYFESALLAHGHWFIEPIGALTRSGGASAPTALHPPVFVLLLAAARHLGVDTPERVELLCAVIGGVAVVPIAMVGREVGGGRVGIVTAALAAVYVPRVFADGTGFAEVVYIPLIAFMLLFACRSLRRPSIGNAVAFGVFGGLATMTRGEGALVLVCVGLLVVLGSRSARMQSLRVVGVSLVTAAVIAAPWTVYNLTRFEHPVLLATNDGATIAGANCDPAYHGRLLGLWVFGCVAVRAAGGTPHGHAVDESQQDRQLRAAGVKYARKHAGRVPVVVAARVGRTFNLYRPVQTIELDVDVGKGWRARVDLAAYELFMLGAVAGGWVQWRRDRKLLLPFVGATIAVLLVVAVFYGNFRFRGPVDISFVVLSAVALDALWNLLVSSRRRPGRVGSRADGSRSSGRARAPAPG; from the coding sequence GTGCGGGAGACGACCTGGGATAGCCGACGGATCGACACGCGGCGGCGGGACCGGTTCTGGCCCGTCGTCGCCGGGATCGCGGTGGTCGCGATCGCGCTCCGCTGGGTGATCGTCGTGCGCTACGTCCGGCACGTCCCGCTCGGCGACGACGCGCTCCTCTACTACTTCGAGTCGGCGCTGCTCGCGCACGGGCACTGGTTCATCGAGCCGATCGGGGCCCTGACCCGCTCGGGTGGAGCGTCGGCGCCGACCGCGCTGCACCCGCCGGTGTTCGTCCTCCTCCTCGCCGCCGCGCGGCACCTCGGCGTCGACACGCCCGAGCGCGTGGAGCTCCTGTGCGCGGTCATCGGAGGGGTGGCCGTCGTGCCGATCGCGATGGTCGGGCGCGAGGTCGGCGGAGGCCGCGTCGGGATCGTGACGGCCGCGCTCGCCGCGGTGTACGTCCCGCGCGTCTTCGCCGACGGCACCGGGTTCGCCGAGGTCGTCTACATCCCGTTGATCGCGTTCATGCTGCTGTTCGCGTGCCGGTCGCTGCGGCGACCGTCGATCGGGAACGCGGTCGCGTTCGGTGTGTTCGGCGGCCTGGCCACCATGACGCGCGGCGAGGGCGCGCTCGTCCTCGTGTGCGTCGGGTTGCTCGTCGTGCTCGGGTCGCGATCGGCTCGCATGCAGAGCCTGCGCGTCGTCGGCGTGTCGCTGGTGACAGCGGCCGTCATCGCGGCCCCGTGGACGGTCTACAACCTCACGCGCTTCGAGCATCCCGTCCTGCTCGCGACGAACGACGGGGCGACGATCGCCGGCGCGAATTGCGATCCGGCGTATCACGGGCGCCTGCTCGGCCTCTGGGTGTTCGGTTGCGTCGCGGTCAGGGCCGCGGGCGGCACGCCGCACGGCCACGCCGTCGACGAGTCGCAGCAGGATCGGCAGCTGCGCGCCGCGGGCGTGAAGTACGCGCGCAAGCACGCCGGACGGGTGCCGGTCGTGGTCGCCGCACGCGTCGGCCGCACGTTCAACCTCTACCGGCCGGTCCAGACGATCGAGCTCGACGTCGACGTCGGCAAGGGCTGGCGAGCCCGGGTCGACCTCGCGGCGTACGAGCTGTTCATGCTGGGAGCCGTGGCGGGGGGCTGGGTGCAGTGGCGCCGCGATCGAAAGCTCTTGCTGCCGTTCGTCGGCGCGACGATCGCGGTCCTCCTCGTCGTCGCGGTGTTCTACGGCAACTTCCGCTTCCGCGGCCCGGTCGACATCTCGTTCGTCGTCCTGAGTGCAGTGGCGCTCGACGCGTTGTGGAACTTGCTCGTCAGCTCCCGACGACGACCTGGACGGGTGGGATCGCGTGCTGATGGATCACGGAGTTCTGGTCGAGCTCGAGCACCTGCACCCGGTTGA
- the fusA gene encoding elongation factor G, with translation MKTFPTSKIRNVALVGHGGAGKTTLTEALLFCSGAINRMGRVEDGNTVSDFDPEEQRRHISLSMALAPFEIDGYKVNLVDTPGYADFVGDVAAALRAVDLAVFVVSAVEGVEVQTEIAWRMAEDLGLPRAIFVNKLDRERASFDRTLDQLKERFGAGVAPLELPIGEESEFRGVIDLLDDVAITYDDATGRSSEGAIPDDMAVEEHSVHDALVEGIVVADDDLMERYLGDETIDKKELAGALAKGIADASVFPVLCGSAAKLIGVDRLARFVVEEGPEPRVGEGDTAAVVFKTVVDPYVGRVNLFRVLQGTVKHDDTLVNGRTVADERLHQLTTMRGKEQEPVEEVPAGDLAAVAKLADTSTGDILGARGAKVDVEPFAVPEPVLAFAIKPKSKGDEDKLANALHRLQDEDPALRIERNPETHQTLLQGMGETHLSITLERLQRKFGVEVDTEDVKVPYRETITSTAEAEGKYKKQTGGHGQFGVAFLRVEPLERGGGFEFVDQIVGGAIPRQFIPAVEKGVRETMDQGGVFGYPVVDVKVTCFDGKFHPVDSSEMSFKMAGSIGFKDAMAKAGPILLEPISELVVTAPEANQGDIMGDLNSKRGRIQGSASVGNGEVEITALVPTSEVLRYAIDLRSLTGGRGRFTRNDSHYDPVPAHLADKIRKQAEEDGGK, from the coding sequence GTGAAGACGTTCCCGACGTCCAAGATCCGCAACGTGGCGCTCGTCGGCCACGGCGGTGCGGGGAAGACGACGCTGACCGAGGCGCTGCTCTTCTGCTCGGGAGCGATCAACCGGATGGGGCGGGTCGAGGACGGCAACACCGTCTCGGACTTCGACCCCGAGGAGCAGCGCCGGCACATCTCGCTGTCGATGGCGCTCGCGCCGTTCGAGATCGACGGCTACAAGGTCAACCTCGTCGACACGCCCGGGTACGCGGACTTCGTCGGCGACGTCGCGGCCGCGCTGCGCGCCGTCGACCTCGCGGTGTTCGTCGTCTCGGCCGTCGAGGGCGTCGAGGTGCAGACCGAGATCGCGTGGCGCATGGCGGAGGACCTCGGTTTGCCGCGCGCGATCTTCGTCAACAAGCTCGACCGTGAGCGCGCGTCGTTCGACCGCACGCTCGACCAGCTGAAGGAACGCTTCGGCGCCGGTGTCGCACCGCTCGAGCTCCCCATCGGCGAGGAGTCGGAGTTCCGCGGCGTTATCGACCTCCTCGACGACGTCGCGATCACGTACGACGACGCCACCGGTCGTTCGAGCGAGGGCGCGATCCCCGACGACATGGCGGTCGAGGAGCACTCGGTCCACGACGCGCTGGTCGAGGGCATCGTCGTCGCCGACGACGACCTCATGGAGCGCTATCTCGGCGACGAGACGATCGACAAGAAGGAGCTCGCGGGCGCGCTCGCGAAGGGCATCGCGGACGCGAGCGTGTTCCCGGTCCTGTGCGGTAGCGCGGCGAAGCTCATCGGTGTCGACCGTCTCGCGCGCTTCGTCGTCGAGGAGGGACCCGAGCCGCGCGTCGGCGAGGGCGACACCGCGGCTGTCGTCTTCAAGACCGTCGTCGACCCGTACGTCGGCCGGGTCAACCTCTTCCGCGTGCTGCAGGGGACGGTGAAGCACGACGACACGCTCGTCAACGGGCGCACGGTCGCGGACGAGCGGCTGCACCAGCTCACGACCATGCGCGGCAAGGAGCAGGAGCCGGTCGAGGAGGTCCCCGCCGGCGACCTCGCCGCCGTCGCGAAGCTCGCCGACACGTCGACCGGCGACATCCTCGGCGCGCGCGGCGCGAAGGTCGACGTCGAGCCGTTCGCGGTGCCCGAGCCGGTCCTCGCGTTCGCCATCAAGCCGAAGTCCAAGGGTGACGAGGACAAGCTCGCCAACGCGCTCCACCGGCTGCAGGACGAGGACCCCGCGTTGCGCATCGAGCGCAACCCGGAGACGCACCAGACGTTGCTGCAGGGGATGGGCGAGACGCACCTGTCGATCACGCTCGAGCGGTTGCAGCGCAAGTTCGGCGTCGAGGTCGACACGGAGGACGTGAAGGTCCCGTATCGGGAGACGATCACGAGCACCGCCGAGGCGGAGGGCAAGTACAAGAAGCAGACCGGCGGTCACGGCCAGTTCGGGGTCGCGTTCCTGCGCGTCGAGCCGCTCGAGCGCGGTGGTGGGTTCGAGTTCGTCGACCAGATCGTCGGTGGCGCGATCCCCCGCCAGTTCATCCCGGCCGTCGAGAAGGGCGTGCGCGAGACGATGGACCAGGGCGGCGTCTTCGGCTACCCGGTCGTCGACGTCAAGGTGACGTGCTTCGACGGCAAGTTCCATCCCGTCGACTCGTCCGAGATGAGCTTCAAGATGGCCGGCTCGATCGGCTTCAAGGACGCGATGGCGAAGGCCGGGCCGATCCTGCTCGAGCCGATCAGCGAGCTCGTCGTCACCGCGCCGGAGGCGAACCAGGGCGACATCATGGGCGACCTCAACTCGAAGCGCGGCCGCATCCAGGGCTCCGCGTCGGTCGGCAACGGGGAGGTCGAGATCACCGCGCTCGTGCCGACGTCCGAGGTGCTGCGGTACGCCATCGACCTCCGCTCGCTGACGGGGGGCCGGGGCCGGTTCACCCGCAACGACTCGCACTACGACCCGGTGCCCGCGCACCTGGCCGACAAGATCCGCAAGCAGGCGGAGGAGGACGGCGGCAAGTAG
- a CDS encoding CDP-alcohol phosphatidyltransferase family protein, which yields MLDVRWRAKVERALEPVGRSLVRAGVTADWLTVVGLACAVGAAVLIGNGYLIWGLVGLFATGIPDILDGTVARHSGRAGPRGAFFDSVSDRVSDAVLLGGVAWYLSHRSAQLPILALAAAALSMLISYERAKAESLGFTARGGLMERAERLVLLGVGLAFDVLTPVLWVMVVLGGFTAIQRFVMVWRQASAPPGQEPTVGAPLHRGLRVTRHRRRAGDEDLDLVESPPRRFAQWWEARRPPGERWRWRQQAGPSRRRPRP from the coding sequence ATGCTCGACGTCCGCTGGCGCGCCAAGGTCGAACGGGCGCTCGAGCCCGTCGGTCGCTCCTTGGTGCGCGCGGGCGTCACGGCCGACTGGCTCACCGTCGTCGGCCTCGCGTGCGCGGTGGGTGCCGCAGTCCTGATCGGGAACGGCTACCTCATCTGGGGGCTCGTCGGCCTCTTCGCGACCGGCATCCCCGACATCCTCGACGGCACCGTCGCCCGCCACAGCGGACGGGCCGGACCGCGCGGCGCCTTCTTCGACTCCGTGAGCGACCGCGTCTCCGACGCCGTGCTCCTGGGCGGCGTCGCGTGGTACCTGTCGCACCGGAGCGCGCAGCTGCCGATCCTCGCGTTGGCCGCGGCCGCGCTGTCGATGCTCATCTCCTACGAGCGTGCGAAGGCCGAGAGCCTCGGCTTCACCGCTCGGGGTGGGTTGATGGAGCGGGCCGAGCGGCTCGTGCTGCTCGGCGTCGGGCTCGCGTTCGACGTCCTCACGCCGGTCCTGTGGGTCATGGTCGTGCTGGGCGGGTTCACCGCGATCCAGCGGTTCGTGATGGTGTGGCGCCAGGCGTCCGCACCGCCGGGTCAGGAGCCCACCGTCGGTGCGCCGCTGCACCGGGGGCTGCGCGTGACCCGTCACCGGCGCCGTGCCGGTGACGAGGACCTCGACCTGGTCGAGTCGCCGCCCCGCCGGTTCGCGCAGTGGTGGGAGGCCCGGCGCCCACCCGGTGAGCGGTGGCGGTGGCGCCAGCAGGCCGGCCCGTCTCGTCGCCGGCCGCGCCCCTGA
- a CDS encoding phosphatidylinositol mannoside acyltransferase, with translation MAEPGGAGEGSRVTYLAYRGAAAIAQALPDSVGRGIARGAARVKAVFAVDERERVLRNQARVRGPLHGWDAWRAVFATYDSYGRYWQELFRLPLDARHSLEERFEADGFEHIADPIAAGTGVILVLPHVGGWEFAGAWLAARGYPPTVVVERVEPAELFDWFVEVRAAMGMNVVALGPDAAATVARALRDNRVVCLLADRDLSGDGVEVSFFGEKTTLPAGPATLALRTGAPLVPVAVYFRPRGHHLARIGPPLPCGRTGRLRDDVGRITQDLAHRFEELIRAAPEQWHLMQPNWPSDRETDTARSAP, from the coding sequence ATGGCCGAACCGGGCGGGGCGGGGGAGGGCTCTCGCGTCACGTACCTCGCGTATCGCGGCGCGGCAGCGATCGCGCAGGCGCTGCCCGACTCCGTCGGCCGCGGGATCGCGCGCGGCGCGGCGCGCGTGAAGGCGGTGTTCGCGGTCGACGAGCGCGAGCGCGTCTTGCGCAACCAGGCGCGCGTGCGCGGACCGCTGCACGGCTGGGACGCGTGGCGGGCCGTGTTCGCGACGTATGACTCGTACGGCCGCTACTGGCAGGAGCTGTTCCGGCTGCCGCTCGACGCGCGGCACTCGCTGGAGGAGCGCTTCGAGGCCGACGGTTTCGAGCACATCGCCGACCCGATCGCGGCCGGGACCGGGGTCATCCTCGTCCTCCCGCACGTCGGCGGGTGGGAGTTCGCGGGCGCGTGGCTCGCGGCCCGCGGCTACCCGCCGACGGTGGTCGTCGAGCGGGTCGAGCCGGCCGAGCTGTTCGACTGGTTCGTCGAGGTGCGCGCCGCCATGGGGATGAACGTCGTCGCGCTCGGCCCCGACGCCGCGGCCACGGTCGCCCGCGCGTTGCGCGACAACCGCGTCGTGTGCCTCCTCGCCGATCGCGACCTCAGCGGCGACGGCGTCGAGGTGTCGTTCTTCGGCGAGAAGACCACGCTGCCCGCCGGGCCCGCGACGCTCGCCCTGCGGACGGGTGCGCCCCTCGTGCCGGTCGCGGTCTACTTTCGGCCCCGTGGCCACCATCTCGCGCGGATCGGCCCCCCGCTGCCCTGCGGGCGGACTGGGCGCCTGCGTGACGACGTCGGCCGCATCACCCAGGACCTCGCGCACCGGTTCGAGGAGCTCATCCGCGCCGCGCCCGAGCAGTGGCACCTGATGCAGCCCAACTGGCCCAGCGACCGTGAGACCGACACGGCGCGGAGCGCGCCGTGA
- a CDS encoding glycosyltransferase family 4 protein: MRVSMICPYSLSTPGGVQVQALGLARALRELGHDARVIAPCDGPPPEPGVVTVGPSAAIPSNGSISPVAAGRDVTRRTLDAIHAFGPDVLHLHEPMVPGPTIAALLGSDVPSVGTFHASRSDGIRLYRWFRPAIRSASKQLSVRTAVSEAARVSAAQAIGGHFWVLPNGVEVERYAKADPWPTDVPAILFIGRHEPRKGLGVLLDAFAELDRDAALWVAGDGPETDELRARGIPGVEWLGTIPEAEKAARLRASTAFCAPSLRQESFGIVLLEAMAAGATVVASDIDGYRNVARADEAVLVPPDDPDALRDALRAVLDDPGRRAELVAAGERRAAQFSMHRLAERYLPVYDAAIARGRP; this comes from the coding sequence GTGAGGGTCTCGATGATCTGCCCGTACTCGCTCTCGACACCGGGCGGGGTCCAGGTCCAGGCGCTCGGCCTGGCCCGGGCGCTGCGCGAGCTCGGCCACGACGCGCGCGTCATCGCGCCCTGCGACGGCCCGCCGCCCGAACCGGGCGTCGTGACCGTCGGGCCGAGCGCGGCGATCCCGAGCAACGGCTCCATCTCACCGGTCGCCGCGGGACGCGACGTGACGCGGCGGACGCTCGACGCGATCCACGCGTTCGGACCCGACGTCCTGCACCTCCACGAGCCGATGGTCCCGGGACCGACGATCGCGGCGCTGCTCGGCTCGGACGTCCCGTCGGTCGGGACGTTCCACGCCTCACGGTCCGACGGCATCCGCCTGTACCGCTGGTTCCGGCCCGCGATCCGCAGCGCGAGCAAGCAGCTGTCCGTGCGCACCGCGGTGTCCGAGGCCGCGCGCGTCTCGGCCGCGCAGGCCATCGGCGGTCACTTCTGGGTGCTGCCGAACGGCGTCGAGGTGGAGCGCTACGCGAAGGCCGACCCGTGGCCGACGGACGTCCCCGCGATCCTGTTCATCGGCCGTCACGAGCCGCGCAAGGGACTCGGCGTGCTGCTCGACGCGTTCGCGGAGCTCGACCGCGACGCCGCGCTCTGGGTCGCGGGTGACGGGCCCGAGACCGACGAGCTGCGCGCGCGGGGCATCCCGGGCGTCGAGTGGCTCGGCACGATCCCGGAGGCGGAGAAGGCGGCACGCCTGCGCGCGTCGACCGCGTTCTGCGCGCCGTCGTTGCGTCAGGAGTCGTTCGGGATCGTCCTGCTCGAGGCGATGGCCGCCGGCGCGACCGTCGTCGCGTCGGACATCGACGGCTACCGCAACGTCGCGCGTGCCGACGAGGCCGTGCTCGTGCCGCCGGACGACCCGGACGCGTTGCGCGACGCGTTGCGCGCGGTGCTCGACGACCCGGGCCGGCGCGCGGAGCTCGTCGCCGCAGGTGAGCGGCGTGCCGCGCAGTTCTCGATGCACCGGCTCGCCGAGCGCTATCTGCCCGTGTACGACGCCGCGATCGCGCGAGGCCGGCCGTGA